The following DNA comes from Saccharomyces cerevisiae S288C chromosome XIII, complete sequence.
TGAGatcaagagaaaaaaaatgaatatgTCAGCCAACCAAGTTCTGAGTAGGCAGTAAATGAGTACGCATAGTGTATTTATCCAAAGGAAAGaattgttatttttacaaGCCGAATTGAGATCCAATTAGGCAATGTTTTGGGGAGAGTATTTTGACAAGATTGGTTAAACTACTACGGTCAGTTCCGTAACCAGTACGATTGTACACATAAGGAAACAACTGTAAAGATAAACAATAAGGGCTTCCAATGCCATTGTAAGATATCATATTCCTAAACAAAAATGTACAGCGAATATAAAGCCAGCGTCAGTGTCTTCCTGGAAGGTTGCGCAActaaagaagttgaaattAAAATGGCAAGCGCTACATTTTCATCCATTTTCACTCATCAGATGTCCAAGATTTtcgaaaaataaatattctCATTTTTCTCTCAATGAAATAATTGTTACTAACATTGAATTTCCTCGTAACTAATTGCATTACTTCTTTAGACTTTTGGTAAGAAGAAATCAGCTACTGCTGTTGCCCATGTCAAGGCCGGTAAGGGTTTGATCAAGGTTAATGGTTCTCCAATCACTTTGGTTGAACCAGAAATCTTAAGATTCAAGGTTTACGAACCATTATTGTTAGTTGGTTTGGACAAATTCTCCAACATCGATATTAGAGTTAGAGTTACTGGTGGTGGTCATGTTTCCCAAGTTTACGCCATCAGACAAGCTATTGCTAAAGGTTTAGTTGCTTACcatcaaaaatatgtcGATGAACAATCCAAGAACGAATTGAAGAAGGCTTTCACTTCTTACGACAGAACCTTGTTGATTGCTGATTCTAGAAGACCAGAACCAAAGAAATTCGGTGGTAAGGGTGCTCGTTCCAGATTCCAAAAATCTTACCGTTAAGAAATTGTGGGGATTATTTTTCgctcttttcattttcttatAATTGTATACCATCAATAAACACAACAGCCTTTAATTTACGTAAAATTATATCATGGTTTCTATATAAATTACGCTATTACGCAATTAATACGATTGCCTAGCGGTGGAATGCGGGCCGTTATTCATGAGACCCATACATCTCATAGAAAGCTTGACACACGTCAAAATTGGCCATAAACGGGTAAATGTCAACAAACTAAATTTCTTGACGCGAAATCGAGTTGTTTATGATGCTAATAATATGTAGACAATAATATCGTGTACTGTgtttaaataaaatttatAGGGAAGAAGGAGTTCAAAACGGTATCCGGGGCTAGTTGTGGTATTTTCAAGTGTGCTAACGCTATTAAAAGATTGTTTGGACTGCCCGTAtttgctttatttttaaggACAAATTTAAAAGTCATACAgcaatggaagaaaataaacttaGTGGAAATAAACCGATTCAACTTGCTACCTGGTCGAACCAGATGGGGTCACCAGAAAACAATGGAAATAATGCAAATAATGGTAGTGATGTACAGAATGTTATTCAGAAAGCTTTAGGCTTGATTCGACAGTTGAACAATAATGGGCTAATGAGTCCGATGGAAGAAGAGCATTCGCAACCTTCATCTTCACAAGAGACACTTAGTGTCGATAGAGAGATTAATGAACAGGGCCGTTTGCGTCTTCTTATGCAAGCAAAAGATGATAATACGCGGAAGGAAGTAGGCACATATTCTAGTCCGATGGATTCTGCGTACGCCAGGGAAAATATGTTAAACGTTTTGCAATCATTAGTTACGCATCTGAACCAAGCTGTCAGCCAAATACAACAATTAAAATTCAAGAACATGATTCTTACTtcaaatgaaaataatattcagTCGAGGCATGAAGTGGAAGATAATCTCCAGAAACAGCAATTTGAAAGGATGAAGTGTCAGTTTCTATTGGAACGTCAAAGTTTGAAGGATCAATTGCGAAAGCGAGAGAATAAAATTGTTAAATATAAGCagaaaattattgaaaagaacaagaaattaaacaatCTAGCAAAAGTACTTAATCAACATGCAATATCTGATACCTCTCAAATAGATAGTTTCAGTAGCTCGGTAAAGAAAACGCCTTCGTCGACTACAACGCCCCAAGAAATGAAGTCGGACATGTTGAACACCTTGGGAATATTGGCCACACATGTCTTgaaagatgaaattgaCGATGATTCTGGAAATCAAACGATTCTGCAACTGGCTGCAGGGAGTATAAGCAACGATTGTAACACTACGGAGTTGGAAATTACGTGCAGTCCTGAAATGGGAAGGACTATTACACACAATCGACCAAATACTAAAGATGAGTCAATTCAGGATTCACATGGGAATAGGACCCTCCAATTGcccaaaatgaaaagtttcAGTACCATAGACGGAAGCATTAAGGATATTAAGTGATCAAAGATACTAGATAATGTTTGTTCTTGATGGCAAGAAATACACAATGTCAACACCCGCGCTTTCTCTTCGATTCATTAGTTGATATCATTAACATTATATTATACATACTTTATTTCTCTTGGAAATTAAATATTTGATGATGGTTTATCTAAATATTGTCTCACTcattttcccttttttttaagatAGAATATCAGTTTGAGGCAACAAATGATAAATTATGattatgtatataaaacaattttaattttattagCATAAAAAAGG
Coding sequences within:
- the RPS16A gene encoding 40S ribosomal protein uS9 RPS16A (Protein component of the small (40S) ribosomal subunit; homologous to mammalian ribosomal protein S16 and bacterial S9; RPS16A has a paralog, RPS16B, that arose from the whole genome duplication); the protein is MSAVPSVQTFGKKKSATAVAHVKAGKGLIKVNGSPITLVEPEILRFKVYEPLLLVGLDKFSNIDIRVRVTGGGHVSQVYAIRQAIAKGLVAYHQKYVDEQSKNELKKAFTSYDRTLLIADSRRPEPKKFGGKGARSRFQKSYR
- the FDO1 gene encoding Fdo1p (Protein involved in directionality of mating type switching; acts with Fkh1p to control which donor mating-type locus is inserted into MAT locus during mating type switching; localized to the nucleus; not an essential gene), which translates into the protein MEENKLSGNKPIQLATWSNQMGSPENNGNNANNGSDVQNVIQKALGLIRQLNNNGLMSPMEEEHSQPSSSQETLSVDREINEQGRLRLLMQAKDDNTRKEVGTYSSPMDSAYARENMLNVLQSLVTHLNQAVSQIQQLKFKNMILTSNENNIQSRHEVEDNLQKQQFERMKCQFLLERQSLKDQLRKRENKIVKYKQKIIEKNKKLNNLAKVLNQHAISDTSQIDSFSSSVKKTPSSTTTPQEMKSDMLNTLGILATHVLKDEIDDDSGNQTILQLAAGSISNDCNTTELEITCSPEMGRTITHNRPNTKDESIQDSHGNRTLQLPKMKSFSTIDGSIKDIK